The genomic stretch GTTCATGATGTGCTTGGGTTGAGATTGAACAGATTAAGCGTGCCAGGAGACAAGGGTGGGATGAAATCCTATGAGTTAGATAGGTCTGATCCATTTTGGATGGCCAACGGGTCATTGGAATTTCCAGAGGTTGCAGTGGAGATAGAGTCTCAATTGAATAAATACAAGAAGGATGTTGAGGAGGTAAATAAACGAACAGGTGGCAGTGGAGGGCCCGAGTTTGATGGAACAGATTTGGTAGGTAATACTAAACATTTGATGAATGCTGTAAATTCCCTACCTGAGTTGACTGAGCGAAAGCAAGTGATCGATAAGCACACAAATATTGCTACTTCATTATTGAGCGAGATCAAGGAGAGATCCCTCGATTCATATGCTAAAACAGAGAGGGATATGCTGGTGAGAGGCGGCATTGATCGTAATGAGCTCCTTGGAGTGCTGAAGGGAAAAGGGAGTAAGGCAGATAAGCTGCGATTCGCTATAATTTTTCTTATCTCAACTGAAAGCATGCCTCAATCTGAAGTCGAAATGATTGAAGCAGCACTTAGGGAGTCCGAGGTTGATACCAGTGCTTTCCAGTAtataaagaagataaaatcattgAATGTCTCTTTTGCATCAGCAAATTCTGCAAGTACGAGCAACATTGTTGATTGGGCTGAAAAACTATATGGGCAATCAATCAGTGCTGTAACTGCAGGTGTGAAGAATCTATTATCCACTGATCATCAGTTGGCTTTGACGAGAGCAGTAGAAGCATTAATGGAGGGGAAACCAAATCCTGAAATAGAATCTTATCTTCTTCTTGATCCTCGTGCACCGAAGTCAAGCTCTGCATCTAGCAGCAGTCACCTAAAAGGACCATTTAAAGAAGCTATAGTCTTTATGATAGGTGGTGGAAATTACGTGGAGTATGGAAGCTTGCAAGAGCTTGCCAATCGCCAACAGCCGGTCAAGCATGTCATATACGGGACAACAGAAATTCTTACAGGAGGTGAGTTCATTGAGCAGCTTGCAGTACTGGGGCAGAAGATGGGATTGGGAAGCAGTGGGGCTGCACCTCCCCATTGATGGGATGGATTTTGCACACAGCTGATTAAGCA from Nicotiana sylvestris chromosome 12, ASM39365v2, whole genome shotgun sequence encodes the following:
- the LOC104219456 gene encoding SEC1 family transport protein SLY1-like, which gives rise to MALNLRQKHTECITRMLNLNQPVNAGGTANEEVYKILIYDRFCQDILSPLIHVKDLRKHGVTLYFLIDKDRKPVHDVPAVYFVRPTHLNVQRIISDASNSLYDSFHLNFSASIPRPLLEDLASGTINSESIERIAKVHDQYLEFITLEDNLFSLANKNCYVQLNDPSAGDKEIDEIVEKIVSGLFCVLATLAVVPVIRCLRGGPAEMVASLLDQRLRDHLLVKNNLFSEGGNLTGSFQRPVLCLFDRNFELAVAIQHDFRYRPLVHDVLGLRLNRLSVPGDKGGMKSYELDRSDPFWMANGSLEFPEVAVEIESQLNKYKKDVEEVNKRTGGSGGPEFDGTDLVGNTKHLMNAVNSLPELTERKQVIDKHTNIATSLLSEIKERSLDSYAKTERDMLVRGGIDRNELLGVLKGKGSKADKLRFAIIFLISTESMPQSEVEMIEAALRESEVDTSAFQYIKKIKSLNVSFASANSASTSNIVDWAEKLYGQSISAVTAGVKNLLSTDHQLALTRAVEALMEGKPNPEIESYLLLDPRAPKSSSASSSSHLKGPFKEAIVFMIGGGNYVEYGSLQELANRQQPVKHVIYGTTEILTGGEFIEQLAVLGQKMGLGSSGAAPPH